A genomic region of Pseudoxanthomonas suwonensis contains the following coding sequences:
- the apbC gene encoding iron-sulfur cluster carrier protein ApbC: protein MHVRAHAVQPGLSPSPRVRNVIAVGSGKGGVGKSTTAVNLALALQRLGAKVGVLDADVYGPSVPAMLGLSGRPESPDDKSIEPMRAFGVEAMSIGLLVDADTPMIWRGPMATSALTQLFADTRWGDLDYLLVDLPPGTGDIQLTLAQKIPVAGAVIVTTPQEIATLDARKALKMFEKVHVPVLGIVENMAVHVCSNCGHAEHLFGQGGGEAMARQYGVPLLGSLPLDLRIREQGDAGVPVVAAAPDSAPAQAYLAAAQAMAAQLATRPRASIPIASTLA, encoded by the coding sequence ATGCACGTCCGCGCCCACGCCGTACAGCCGGGTCTTTCGCCTTCTCCGCGCGTGCGCAACGTCATCGCCGTCGGCTCGGGCAAGGGCGGGGTCGGCAAGTCCACCACCGCGGTCAACCTGGCCCTGGCCCTGCAGCGGCTGGGGGCGAAGGTCGGCGTGCTGGACGCGGACGTCTACGGCCCCAGCGTGCCGGCCATGCTTGGCCTGTCGGGGCGACCGGAAAGCCCGGACGACAAGTCGATCGAGCCGATGCGCGCGTTCGGGGTGGAGGCCATGTCGATCGGCCTGCTGGTGGATGCCGACACGCCGATGATCTGGCGCGGGCCGATGGCCACCTCGGCGCTGACCCAGCTGTTCGCCGACACCCGCTGGGGCGACCTGGACTACCTGCTGGTCGACCTGCCGCCCGGCACCGGCGACATCCAGCTGACCCTGGCGCAGAAGATCCCGGTGGCCGGCGCGGTGATCGTGACCACGCCGCAGGAGATCGCCACCCTGGATGCGCGCAAGGCGCTGAAGATGTTCGAGAAGGTGCACGTGCCGGTGCTGGGCATCGTCGAGAACATGGCGGTGCACGTGTGCTCGAACTGCGGGCATGCCGAGCACCTGTTCGGCCAGGGCGGCGGCGAGGCGATGGCGCGGCAGTACGGGGTGCCGTTGCTCGGGTCGCTGCCGCTGGACCTGCGCATCCGCGAGCAGGGCGACGCCGGCGTGCCGGTGGTGGCCGCCGCCCCCGACTCGGCGCCGGCCCAGGCCTACCTGGCCGCGGCCCAGGCGATGGCCGCGCAGCTGGCCACGCGGCCGCGCGCCTCGATCCCGATCGCCTCGACGCTGGCCTGA
- a CDS encoding alpha/beta hydrolase family protein: protein MPMKITKAVAASLLLISGSVLAREPIPAEAFAKMPEIQSVSMSTDGKNLVALVVSPVGDRQDTALATWDLANLDAGPMITPSNDRMKFIGANAMKADRVLAIGRQEWTGQLAGCGEGSATGATKTFVTKAYLTDARHKRFGEAFADNTRKLGVSEEMKRCLEIGGSASLVNTLPLDPDNVIIQQFNILTLSGDYYLYNLRTNETKLLLRAGGRTSPGLFDPRTGDLLTRTELEGVASGEYEQRVHIKNRQSGKFEVHDNLTRKLSERYTVDIVGIDEETGKFYVLTDLFSDLVQAWMYDPATRQFDAEPLLAHPEFSIRNLILGSQPSNFNRVLGFSIDGPQPETTYVDPAMKSIHDGLKQAYPGKTVSITGYNDDLSRVLYATSSASSAPAYYLLLDRSRSKLLGGQRPWIDSKQIGEQRWVTYTARDGMKIPAILDLPAGWKQGDDSLPTIIHPHGGPWARDYTGWDGSGWVPFLTSRGYAVLRPQYRGSAGLGRKLWLAGDAEWGHKMQDDKDDGAAWLVQQGIADPNRIAIFGYSYGGFAAAAAVVRPDSPYQCAIAGAPVANLGKLGRSWSDNRVQRILQGRTVTGMDPMLNTHKANIPLLTYVGDRDVRTPSFHARDFYNAVKGNVPARFELIADMPHSMPWYPRHQTQTLALIEQYLAKDCGPGGL, encoded by the coding sequence ATGCCCATGAAGATCACCAAGGCCGTTGCAGCCTCGCTACTGCTCATCTCCGGGAGCGTCCTGGCGCGTGAGCCGATTCCCGCCGAAGCATTCGCCAAGATGCCGGAGATCCAGTCGGTCTCCATGAGCACCGATGGCAAGAACCTGGTCGCGCTGGTCGTCTCCCCCGTCGGCGATAGACAGGACACGGCGCTGGCCACCTGGGACCTGGCCAACTTGGACGCCGGCCCGATGATCACGCCCTCCAATGACCGCATGAAGTTCATCGGCGCCAATGCGATGAAGGCGGATAGGGTTCTGGCCATCGGCCGTCAGGAATGGACCGGGCAACTGGCCGGCTGCGGCGAGGGCAGCGCCACCGGCGCGACCAAGACTTTCGTCACCAAGGCCTATCTCACTGATGCCAGGCACAAGCGCTTCGGCGAGGCGTTCGCCGACAACACCCGCAAGCTGGGGGTCAGCGAGGAGATGAAGCGCTGCCTGGAGATCGGCGGCTCGGCCAGCCTGGTCAACACGCTGCCGCTGGATCCGGACAACGTCATCATCCAGCAGTTCAACATCTTGACGTTGAGCGGGGACTACTACCTGTACAACCTGCGCACCAACGAGACCAAGCTGCTGCTGCGCGCCGGTGGGCGCACGAGCCCCGGCCTGTTCGACCCCCGCACCGGCGACCTGCTGACCCGCACCGAACTCGAAGGCGTGGCCTCCGGCGAGTACGAGCAGCGCGTGCATATCAAGAACCGCCAGTCCGGCAAGTTCGAGGTCCACGACAACCTCACCCGCAAGCTCAGCGAGCGCTACACCGTCGACATCGTCGGCATCGACGAGGAAACCGGCAAGTTCTACGTGCTCACCGACCTGTTCTCCGACTTGGTGCAGGCCTGGATGTACGATCCGGCGACTCGCCAGTTCGATGCCGAGCCCCTGCTGGCACATCCCGAGTTCTCGATCAGGAACCTGATCCTCGGCTCACAGCCTAGCAACTTCAACCGCGTGCTGGGCTTCAGCATCGACGGCCCGCAACCTGAAACGACCTACGTCGACCCGGCCATGAAATCGATCCACGACGGGTTGAAGCAGGCCTATCCGGGCAAGACGGTCTCCATCACCGGCTACAATGACGACCTGTCACGGGTGCTGTACGCCACGTCCAGCGCCAGCAGCGCACCGGCCTATTACCTGCTGTTGGACCGCAGTAGGTCGAAGCTCCTGGGCGGCCAGCGTCCCTGGATCGATTCGAAGCAGATCGGCGAGCAGCGCTGGGTGACCTACACCGCACGCGACGGCATGAAGATCCCGGCCATCCTTGACCTCCCGGCAGGCTGGAAACAGGGCGACGACTCGCTGCCCACCATCATCCATCCGCACGGCGGCCCCTGGGCGCGCGATTACACCGGGTGGGACGGCTCTGGCTGGGTGCCATTCCTGACTTCGCGTGGCTATGCCGTGCTGCGGCCGCAGTACCGCGGTTCGGCCGGGCTCGGACGCAAGCTGTGGCTGGCCGGCGATGCCGAATGGGGGCATAAGATGCAGGACGACAAGGACGACGGCGCGGCCTGGCTGGTCCAGCAGGGTATCGCCGACCCCAACCGCATCGCGATCTTCGGCTATTCCTACGGCGGCTTCGCCGCCGCAGCGGCGGTCGTTCGCCCGGACAGTCCCTACCAGTGCGCCATCGCCGGCGCCCCGGTCGCCAACCTTGGCAAGCTGGGCCGCTCCTGGAGCGACAACCGCGTGCAACGCATCCTGCAGGGCCGCACGGTGACTGGCATGGATCCGATGCTCAATACCCACAAGGCCAACATCCCGCTGCTGACCTACGTCGGTGACCGCGACGTGCGCACCCCCTCCTTCCACGCCCGCGACTTCTACAATGCGGTGAAGGGCAATGTGCCGGCCAGGTTCGAACTGATCGCCGACATGCCGCACAGCATGCCGTGGTACCCGCGCCACCAGACGCAGACGCTGGCGCTGATCGAACAGTACCTGGCGAAGGATTGCGGGCCGGGGGGACTTTGA
- a CDS encoding TonB-dependent receptor domain-containing protein — MICITSFFGENMGTHMRLEKNTRKFNKLPLFVAVMGCLYGGSALAQSTPADETEEAQEQEQEQRSTSGATTTLDKVTVTGSLLRRVEYDSISPVQIITAEASVAVGMVDTAEFLQNSSIAAGSTQIGEQFSSSVIEGGAGVQTVNLRGLGAQRTAVLLNGHRPGPAGTRGAVAAFDLNVIPSSIVQRIEILKDGSSSIYGSDALAGVANIITRKNIDRPELTFNTRLPFVLGGGEIWQVSGATGWNFDSGNIVLAAEYYRINPLTAGARRYLRCAQDLVRDQSGNIIDREDRSSLVGTGLEGCNSTNLYANTVIDAVSGLRYVPSPNGVTVGLMPGYRPRLNPNYGPGNSGQASYEDWLNFPFFEDVQIIPKNERYSVFSSASFSLGDVNWNTELLYNKRQTSSQSLRQFFPLTGGTTAVIPSYRYTDGSSFSTPVPSGIAQPVMPYWYKQEIDIDYFYLNSSLDGLFKSTDTWAWTVNGSYSRSSGDYNVLGIDKSKSGDLQYVSTSPVVDYYDQSKGYLDGTGIDALVAATGVWYEGNTVYDQFVFNAVATGELFDLPAGAVAAAFGVEYRQFSIDDQPDELEKTAAVWGVSTAQETKGTEKVKELFTEIEVPLLKGLPAVEALTLNLSARAFDYDTINTSDSVWKAGLGWQVVPSFKLRATKGTSFRAPGLYELFLGDQSSFVSQTAASGTDPCVQWGLSQNAFLRANCAAVGIPETYNGNAVTFEAFKQGAGDYLEPETSQAFTAGMVWTPTFVPLSLALDYFEFEVNNQIAELTSAQILAGCYYAEVFPNYYCTRLERNPSTAATNPNRINVVYPTYVNVDKQKVRGYDLLARYEGDYSYGKLDIQGEFTYMTEDYARTFSATAADGLATNDRNGAIGRPKLVGNLISRLRRGDWTYTWGMEYVGKSKRLTRLTPATGATADYAPNEANYFGWIRAVYDTVAEDRLYHSVSVRYQQPNWDVLVGVRNLFDAEPDTISNSVGYTRIGNVPWSATQYDLFGRSLFVRYNYKF; from the coding sequence GTGATCTGCATCACTTCTTTTTTTGGGGAAAACATGGGGACGCACATGAGACTCGAGAAAAACACGCGCAAATTCAATAAGTTGCCGCTCTTCGTCGCGGTGATGGGCTGCCTCTATGGCGGTTCCGCCCTCGCCCAGTCCACTCCTGCGGATGAAACCGAAGAAGCCCAGGAGCAGGAGCAGGAGCAGCGGAGCACATCGGGCGCCACCACCACTCTGGACAAGGTCACCGTGACCGGCTCGCTGCTGCGCCGGGTCGAGTACGACTCCATTTCGCCCGTCCAAATCATCACCGCCGAAGCCAGCGTCGCGGTCGGCATGGTGGATACGGCCGAATTCCTGCAGAACTCCAGCATCGCCGCCGGCTCCACCCAGATCGGCGAGCAGTTCAGCAGTTCCGTCATCGAAGGCGGCGCCGGCGTGCAGACCGTCAACCTCCGCGGTCTGGGTGCCCAACGCACCGCCGTGCTGCTCAACGGCCACCGCCCCGGCCCGGCCGGTACCCGCGGCGCCGTCGCGGCCTTCGACCTGAACGTGATCCCCTCGTCCATCGTCCAGCGCATCGAAATCCTGAAGGACGGCTCCTCGTCGATCTACGGTTCCGACGCACTGGCCGGCGTGGCCAACATCATCACCCGCAAGAACATCGACCGGCCCGAGCTCACCTTCAACACCCGCCTGCCCTTCGTGCTGGGTGGCGGCGAGATCTGGCAGGTTTCCGGCGCCACCGGCTGGAATTTCGACAGCGGCAACATCGTCCTTGCCGCCGAGTATTACCGGATCAATCCGCTGACTGCCGGGGCCCGCAGATACCTGAGGTGCGCCCAGGACCTGGTCCGCGACCAGAGCGGCAACATCATCGACCGCGAAGACCGCTCCAGCCTGGTCGGCACCGGCCTGGAAGGCTGCAACTCCACCAACCTGTACGCCAACACGGTCATCGATGCGGTTTCCGGCCTGCGCTACGTCCCCTCGCCAAACGGCGTCACGGTGGGCCTGATGCCGGGCTATCGCCCGCGCCTGAACCCCAACTACGGCCCCGGCAACAGCGGCCAGGCGTCTTACGAGGACTGGCTGAACTTTCCGTTCTTTGAAGACGTCCAGATCATCCCGAAGAACGAGCGCTACAGCGTGTTCTCCAGCGCCAGCTTCTCGCTGGGCGATGTGAACTGGAACACCGAGCTCCTGTACAACAAGCGCCAGACCAGTTCGCAGAGCCTGCGCCAGTTCTTCCCGCTGACCGGTGGCACCACTGCGGTCATTCCGTCTTACAGGTACACGGACGGCAGCAGCTTCTCCACGCCGGTGCCTTCCGGCATCGCCCAGCCGGTCATGCCGTACTGGTACAAGCAGGAAATCGATATCGACTACTTCTACTTGAACTCCAGCCTCGACGGCCTGTTCAAGTCCACCGATACCTGGGCCTGGACCGTGAACGGCTCGTACTCGCGCTCCAGCGGCGACTACAACGTACTGGGTATCGACAAGAGCAAGAGCGGCGACCTGCAGTACGTCAGCACTTCCCCGGTGGTCGATTACTACGACCAGAGCAAGGGCTATCTGGACGGTACTGGTATCGATGCCCTGGTCGCAGCCACAGGCGTCTGGTACGAAGGCAATACCGTGTACGACCAGTTTGTGTTCAACGCGGTTGCTACCGGCGAATTGTTCGACCTGCCGGCCGGCGCCGTCGCTGCGGCGTTCGGAGTGGAATACCGCCAGTTCAGCATCGACGACCAGCCGGACGAACTGGAGAAGACCGCTGCGGTCTGGGGCGTCAGCACTGCGCAGGAAACCAAGGGTACCGAGAAGGTGAAGGAACTCTTCACTGAAATCGAAGTGCCGCTGCTCAAGGGGCTGCCGGCCGTCGAGGCCCTGACCCTCAACCTCTCCGCCCGCGCCTTCGACTACGACACCATCAACACCTCGGACTCGGTGTGGAAGGCCGGCTTGGGCTGGCAGGTCGTGCCTTCGTTCAAGCTGCGCGCCACCAAGGGCACCTCCTTCCGCGCCCCCGGCCTGTACGAGCTGTTCCTGGGCGACCAGTCCAGCTTCGTGAGCCAGACCGCGGCCAGCGGCACCGACCCCTGCGTCCAGTGGGGACTGTCGCAGAATGCCTTCCTGCGCGCCAACTGCGCCGCCGTCGGCATTCCCGAAACCTACAACGGCAATGCGGTCACCTTCGAAGCGTTCAAGCAGGGCGCAGGCGACTACCTGGAGCCGGAAACCTCCCAGGCCTTCACTGCCGGCATGGTGTGGACGCCGACGTTCGTTCCGCTCAGCCTGGCATTGGACTACTTCGAGTTCGAGGTCAACAATCAGATCGCCGAGCTGACCTCCGCGCAGATCCTCGCCGGCTGCTACTACGCCGAGGTGTTCCCGAACTACTACTGCACGAGGCTGGAGCGCAACCCGTCGACCGCCGCGACGAATCCGAACCGGATCAACGTGGTGTATCCGACCTACGTCAACGTGGACAAGCAGAAGGTGCGCGGCTATGACTTGCTGGCCCGCTACGAAGGTGACTACTCGTACGGCAAGCTCGACATCCAGGGTGAATTCACCTACATGACCGAGGACTACGCCCGCACCTTCAGCGCGACTGCGGCCGACGGCCTGGCCACCAACGATCGCAACGGCGCCATTGGCCGGCCGAAGCTGGTGGGCAACCTGATCTCCAGGCTGAGGCGCGGCGACTGGACCTACACCTGGGGCATGGAGTACGTGGGCAAGAGCAAGCGCCTGACCCGCCTCACTCCCGCCACCGGTGCCACTGCCGATTACGCCCCGAATGAAGCCAACTATTTCGGATGGATCCGGGCCGTCTACGATACCGTGGCCGAAGACCGCCTGTACCACAGCGTCTCGGTGCGCTATCAGCAGCCCAACTGGGACGTTCTGGTCGGCGTCCGCAACCTGTTCGATGCCGAACCGGATACCATTTCCAACAGCGTCGGCTACACCCGCATCGGCAATGTCCCGTGGAGTGCAACGCAGTACGACCTGTTCGGACGTTCGCTGTTCGTCCGCTACAACTACAAGTTCTGA
- a CDS encoding sel1 repeat family protein, translating to MSPKFLAPLLLAVLTIPTAPLLAQQKARGGDPTIDPMLVAAGFLDSHPDLLHRSRGLDAYGKKDHEKAFNAFKRAAWYSDKPSQAIVGEMLWIGLGTEKDRALAHVWMSLAAERGYRSFSEKRDLYWQQLDETERARAESEGPAIRAEYADSVAEPRLAVVLRRELNKATGSRVGSATSPVQIVVPGVGTIDSTQYYNPRYWDPKQYREYQDSIWHDVRIGRVDVGDVEQVRDASPATLSAPAIQGEVDPEPVPDDQD from the coding sequence ATGTCCCCAAAATTCCTGGCCCCCTTGCTCTTGGCGGTTCTCACGATCCCCACTGCACCCCTTCTCGCCCAGCAGAAGGCCCGGGGCGGCGACCCCACCATCGATCCAATGCTGGTGGCTGCAGGCTTCCTCGACAGCCATCCGGACCTGCTTCACCGATCTCGGGGACTGGACGCCTATGGCAAGAAGGACCACGAGAAGGCGTTCAATGCGTTCAAGCGGGCTGCCTGGTATTCGGACAAGCCTTCGCAGGCGATCGTCGGCGAGATGCTCTGGATCGGCCTGGGCACGGAGAAGGACCGGGCGCTGGCCCATGTGTGGATGAGCCTGGCCGCCGAACGGGGCTACCGCAGCTTCAGCGAGAAGCGCGACCTGTACTGGCAGCAGCTCGACGAAACCGAGCGCGCCCGGGCCGAGAGCGAGGGCCCGGCCATCCGCGCCGAGTACGCCGATTCGGTCGCGGAGCCGCGCCTGGCAGTCGTCCTGCGCCGGGAACTCAACAAGGCGACCGGCAGCCGTGTGGGATCCGCGACCAGCCCGGTGCAGATCGTCGTGCCGGGTGTAGGCACGATCGACTCGACCCAGTACTACAACCCCAGGTACTGGGATCCGAAGCAGTATCGCGAATATCAGGATTCGATCTGGCACGACGTCCGCATAGGAAGGGTGGACGTGGGCGATGTGGAGCAGGTAAGGGACGCGTCCCCTGCGACGCTGTCGGCACCCGCGATACAGGGCGAGGTCGATCCGGAGCCGGTGCCCGACGATCAGGATTGA
- a CDS encoding DUF2147 domain-containing protein — MRSTGSKSFLAALLLPALLLGGAAAAGSAMAADSAVGRWKTVDSDTGKPKSIVEITQSADGTLSGHIVELLDPSKPNPVCDKCSDDRKNKPITGMEIIRGMKPQGGGKYAGGTILKPDEGKVYKSKIELVEGGKKLEVSGCVAFICKSQTWLRQ; from the coding sequence ATGCGCAGTACCGGTTCCAAATCGTTTCTCGCCGCCCTGCTGTTGCCTGCCCTGCTGTTGGGCGGTGCCGCCGCGGCCGGTTCGGCGATGGCCGCCGACTCGGCGGTCGGCCGCTGGAAGACCGTCGACAGCGACACCGGCAAGCCCAAGTCGATCGTCGAGATCACCCAGTCGGCGGACGGCACCCTCAGCGGCCACATCGTCGAGCTGCTCGACCCGAGCAAGCCGAATCCGGTCTGCGACAAGTGCAGCGACGACCGCAAGAACAAGCCGATCACCGGCATGGAGATCATCCGCGGGATGAAGCCGCAAGGCGGCGGCAAGTACGCCGGCGGCACCATCCTCAAGCCCGACGAGGGCAAGGTCTACAAGTCGAAGATCGAGCTGGTCGAGGGCGGCAAGAAGCTGGAGGTGTCCGGCTGCGTCGCCTTCATCTGCAAGTCGCAGACCTGGCTGCGGCAGTAG
- the metG gene encoding methionine--tRNA ligase has protein sequence MPRSALVTNALPYANGPLHLGHLVGYIQADIWVRARRLRGDTVHYVCADDTHGTPIMLAAEKAGITPEAFIAGMQASHERDFAAFGVDFDHYDSTNSEANRELTEQFYARLEAGGHIAHRNVAQFYDPAKGMFLPDRYIKGICPNCGAADQYGDNCEVCGATYSPTDLKEPKSVLSGATPEVRDSEHFFFEVGRFEGFLRQWLAGDVALPGVKAKLMEWLDTEGGLRAWDISRDAPYFGFQIPGQPGKYFYVWLDAPIGYLSSFKNLCAENGADFDAFLAPDSEAELHHFIGKDIVNFHGLFWPAVLHGAGLRAPTRLHVNGYLTVDGAKMSKSRGTFIMARTYLDAGLDPEALRYYYAAKSSGGVDDLDLNLADFTARVNADLVGKFVNLASRCAGFVDKRFGGRLADALPDPGQYARFVGVLEHVRAAYERNDPAAALRQVMALADEANRYIDEKKPWVIAKQDGANAELQAVCTQGLNLFRVLAAALAPVLPRTSAQAAGFLGAPVRAWSDLDAPLVAHGINAYSPLFTRIDPKLIDAMTDASKDTLAATPAAAPAKKAEEKPAAPAADGAASQYIGIEDFARLDLRIGKVLECGFVDGSDKLLRFLLDAGDLGQRQIFSGIRASYGEPDQLVGRHVVFIANLAPRKMRFGVSEGMILSAGFDGGALALLDADAGALPGMPVR, from the coding sequence ATGCCCCGCTCCGCGCTCGTCACCAACGCCCTGCCCTACGCCAACGGCCCGCTGCACCTGGGCCACCTGGTCGGCTACATCCAGGCCGACATCTGGGTCCGGGCGCGGCGCCTGCGCGGCGACACCGTGCACTACGTCTGCGCCGACGACACCCACGGCACCCCGATCATGCTCGCCGCGGAGAAGGCCGGGATCACCCCGGAAGCCTTCATCGCCGGCATGCAGGCCAGCCACGAGCGCGACTTCGCCGCCTTCGGCGTGGACTTCGACCATTACGATTCGACCAACTCCGAGGCCAACCGCGAACTGACCGAGCAGTTCTACGCCCGGCTCGAGGCCGGCGGCCATATCGCCCACCGCAACGTGGCCCAGTTCTACGACCCGGCCAAGGGCATGTTCCTGCCCGACCGCTACATCAAGGGCATCTGCCCCAACTGCGGCGCGGCCGACCAGTACGGCGACAACTGCGAGGTCTGTGGCGCCACCTACTCGCCCACCGACCTGAAGGAACCGAAGTCGGTGCTGTCCGGCGCCACGCCCGAAGTGCGCGACTCCGAGCACTTCTTCTTCGAGGTCGGCCGCTTCGAGGGCTTCCTGCGCCAGTGGCTGGCCGGCGACGTGGCCCTGCCCGGGGTCAAGGCCAAGCTGATGGAGTGGCTGGACACCGAGGGCGGCCTGCGCGCCTGGGACATCTCCCGCGACGCGCCCTATTTCGGCTTCCAGATCCCCGGCCAGCCGGGCAAGTACTTCTACGTGTGGCTGGACGCGCCGATCGGCTACCTGAGCAGCTTCAAGAACCTGTGCGCGGAGAACGGCGCCGACTTCGACGCGTTCCTCGCGCCGGACAGCGAGGCCGAACTGCACCACTTCATCGGCAAGGACATCGTCAACTTCCACGGCCTGTTCTGGCCGGCGGTGCTGCACGGCGCCGGCCTGCGCGCGCCCACCCGGCTGCACGTCAACGGCTACCTGACCGTGGACGGCGCCAAGATGTCCAAGTCGCGCGGCACCTTCATCATGGCCCGCACCTACCTGGACGCGGGCCTGGACCCGGAAGCGCTGCGCTACTACTACGCGGCCAAGTCCTCCGGTGGCGTCGACGACCTGGACCTGAACCTGGCCGACTTCACCGCACGCGTGAATGCCGACCTGGTCGGCAAGTTCGTCAACCTGGCCAGCCGCTGCGCCGGCTTTGTCGACAAGCGCTTCGGCGGCCGCCTGGCCGACGCCCTGCCCGACCCGGGCCAGTACGCGCGCTTCGTCGGCGTACTGGAACACGTGCGCGCGGCCTACGAGCGCAACGACCCGGCGGCCGCGCTGCGCCAGGTGATGGCCCTGGCCGACGAGGCCAACCGCTATATCGACGAGAAGAAACCCTGGGTGATCGCCAAGCAGGACGGCGCCAATGCCGAACTGCAGGCCGTGTGCACCCAGGGCCTGAACCTGTTCCGGGTGCTGGCCGCCGCGCTGGCGCCGGTGCTGCCTCGCACCAGCGCGCAAGCCGCCGGATTCCTCGGCGCGCCAGTGCGCGCATGGTCCGACCTGGACGCGCCGCTGGTCGCGCACGGCATCAACGCTTACTCGCCGCTGTTCACCCGCATTGACCCCAAACTGATCGACGCCATGACCGACGCTTCGAAGGACACCCTCGCCGCCACCCCCGCCGCTGCCCCGGCGAAGAAGGCCGAGGAGAAGCCGGCCGCTCCCGCCGCGGACGGCGCCGCATCGCAGTACATCGGCATCGAGGACTTCGCCAGGCTGGACCTGCGGATCGGCAAGGTGCTCGAGTGCGGCTTCGTCGACGGCTCGGACAAGCTGCTGCGCTTCCTGCTCGACGCCGGCGACCTGGGCCAGCGCCAGATCTTCTCCGGCATCCGCGCCAGCTACGGCGAGCCGGACCAGCTGGTCGGCCGGCACGTGGTGTTCATCGCCAACCTGGCTCCGCGCAAGATGCGCTTCGGCGTCAGCGAAGGGATGATCCTGTCGGCCGGCTTCGACGGCGGCGCACTGGCGCTGCTGGACGCCGACGCCGGCGCCCTGCCCGGCATGCCGGTGCGCTGA
- a CDS encoding HAD family hydrolase — MNLALVDFDHTVTTCDTYARFLRGIATPEQLAGAKWSVGPWLAGYRLGLVSAAALRIRVTRLVFAGRTTQEVEAAGLCYADEVLPGLLRPDMMERITWHRGQGDTVVVVSGSLDAYLRPWCERHGLELVCNRLESSNGRLTGHYLDGDRGAHKAADIRARYDLARYPRIHAYGDSREDRPMLALAHERWYRGRRIG; from the coding sequence ATGAACCTCGCCCTGGTCGACTTCGACCACACCGTCACCACTTGCGACACCTACGCGCGCTTCCTGCGCGGCATTGCCACCCCGGAGCAGCTGGCGGGCGCGAAGTGGAGCGTCGGCCCCTGGCTGGCCGGCTACCGCCTCGGCCTGGTGTCGGCCGCCGCGCTGCGCATCCGCGTCACCCGGCTGGTGTTCGCCGGGCGCACCACGCAGGAAGTCGAGGCGGCGGGCCTGTGCTATGCCGACGAGGTGCTGCCCGGCCTGCTGCGCCCGGACATGATGGAACGCATCACCTGGCACCGCGGGCAGGGCGACACGGTGGTGGTGGTCTCCGGATCGCTGGATGCCTACCTGCGCCCCTGGTGCGAACGGCACGGGCTGGAACTGGTGTGCAACCGCCTGGAAAGCAGCAATGGCCGCCTGACCGGCCACTACCTCGACGGCGACCGCGGCGCGCACAAGGCCGCCGACATCCGCGCGCGCTACGACCTTGCCCGCTACCCGCGCATCCACGCCTACGGCGACAGCCGCGAGGACCGGCCGATGCTGGCCCTAGCCCACGAGCGCTGGTACCGCGGCCGGCGCATCGGCTGA
- the rnfB gene encoding Rnf electron transport complex subunit RnfB, translated as MTAAPLPIDLVERLDRLLPQTQCGQCGYPGCRPYAEAMARGEAGPDHCPPGGDAGARALALLLGVAPPPSYDRSRGEHKPPQVAVVVEADCIGCTKCIQACPVDAIVGASKLMHVVIDPLCTGCELCVPACPVDCIVMEPAPSL; from the coding sequence ATGACCGCCGCTCCGCTCCCGATCGACCTGGTCGAACGCCTCGACCGCCTGCTGCCGCAGACCCAGTGCGGCCAGTGCGGCTATCCGGGCTGCCGTCCCTACGCCGAGGCGATGGCGCGTGGCGAGGCCGGTCCCGACCATTGCCCGCCCGGCGGCGACGCCGGCGCGCGCGCGCTGGCGCTGCTTCTCGGGGTGGCGCCGCCGCCCTCCTACGACCGCAGCCGCGGCGAACACAAGCCGCCGCAGGTGGCCGTGGTCGTCGAAGCCGACTGCATCGGCTGTACCAAGTGCATCCAGGCCTGTCCGGTGGACGCGATCGTCGGCGCCTCCAAGCTCATGCACGTGGTGATCGACCCGCTGTGCACCGGCTGTGAACTGTGCGTTCCGGCGTGCCCGGTGGACTGCATCGTGATGGAGCCGGCGCCCTCCTTGTAG